One window from the genome of Pseudomonas fluorescens encodes:
- the guaD gene encoding guanine deaminase, translating into MPLTRKAYRAALLHSLADPAEVGIEASYEYFEDGLLVVENGQISAIGHAYDLLPTLAADIEIAHYPDALITPGLIDTHIHLPQTGMVGAYGEQLLDWLNTYTFPCESQFADKAHADAVADIFVKELLRNGTTTALVFGSVHPQSVNAFFEVAQKLDLRMIAGKVMMDRNAPDYLTDTAESSYTESKALIERWHGKGRLHYAVTPRFAPTSTPEQLALAGQLLGEYPDLYMQTHISENLQEVQWVKELFPERKGYLDVYDHYQLLGERSVFAHGVHLCDDECARLAETGSAIAFCPTSNFFLGSGLFNLPMAEKHKVNVGLGTDVGGGTSFSLLHTLNEAYKVMQLQGARLSPFKSLYLATLGGARALRLEDKIGTLQPGTDADFLVLDYNATPLLGYRLKQARDIAERLFVLMTLGDDRTVAQTYAAGKLVHQR; encoded by the coding sequence ATGCCCCTGACACGCAAAGCCTACCGCGCCGCCCTGCTCCACAGCCTCGCCGACCCGGCCGAAGTGGGTATCGAGGCGTCCTATGAATATTTCGAAGACGGTTTGCTGGTGGTAGAGAACGGCCAGATCAGCGCCATCGGCCACGCCTATGACCTGCTGCCAACCCTGGCGGCGGATATCGAAATCGCCCATTACCCGGACGCGCTGATCACCCCAGGTTTGATCGACACCCACATCCACCTGCCACAAACCGGCATGGTCGGCGCCTATGGCGAACAACTGTTGGACTGGCTCAACACCTACACCTTCCCCTGTGAAAGCCAGTTCGCCGACAAGGCCCACGCCGACGCGGTGGCGGATATTTTCGTCAAGGAATTGCTGCGCAACGGCACCACCACCGCGCTGGTGTTCGGCAGCGTGCACCCGCAGTCGGTGAACGCGTTTTTCGAAGTGGCCCAGAAGCTCGACCTGCGGATGATCGCCGGCAAGGTGATGATGGACCGCAACGCCCCGGACTACCTGACCGACACCGCCGAATCCAGCTACACCGAGAGCAAGGCGCTGATCGAGCGCTGGCACGGCAAGGGTCGCCTGCACTACGCCGTGACCCCACGCTTCGCGCCCACCAGCACCCCGGAACAGCTGGCCCTGGCCGGTCAGTTGCTGGGGGAATACCCCGACTTGTACATGCAGACCCACATCAGCGAGAACCTGCAGGAAGTGCAGTGGGTCAAGGAACTGTTCCCGGAGCGCAAGGGTTACCTGGACGTCTACGATCACTACCAGTTGCTCGGCGAGCGCTCGGTGTTCGCCCACGGCGTGCACCTGTGCGACGACGAATGCGCGCGCCTGGCCGAGACCGGTTCGGCCATCGCCTTCTGCCCGACCTCGAACTTTTTCCTCGGCAGCGGCCTGTTCAACCTGCCGATGGCCGAGAAGCACAAGGTGAACGTAGGGTTGGGTACAGACGTCGGTGGCGGCACCAGTTTTTCGCTGCTGCACACCCTGAACGAAGCCTACAAGGTGATGCAGTTACAAGGGGCGCGGCTGAGCCCGTTCAAGTCGCTGTACCTGGCCACCCTCGGCGGCGCCCGGGCCTTGCGCCTGGAGGACAAGATCGGCACGTTGCAACCGGGTACGGATGCGGACTTCCTGGTGCTGGACTACAACGCCACGCCGCTGCTGGGCTATCGCCTGAAGCAGGCCAGGGACATTGCCGAGCGGTTGTTCGTGTTGATGACGTTGGGGGATGACCGGACGGTGGCGCAGACTTATGCGGCCGGTAAATTGGTGCATCAGCGCTAA
- a CDS encoding GntR family transcriptional regulator — translation MNEQLQPLKKQPRAGKAGRSGTQDDIVYAHIFEAILEQRLAPGTKLSEEALGEIFGVSRTIIRRALSRLAHEGVVLLRPNRGAVVASPSVEEARQVFMARRLVERAITELAVQHATAEQLAELRQMVSDERDSFSRGDRGAGIRLSGEFHLKLAEAAKNAPLISFQRSLVSQTSLIIAQYESGNRSHCSYDEHTQLIDAIEARDATLAVDLMMHHMDHIDSKLNLDEESASDDLHAVFSHLLQSKKPGRSTAKL, via the coding sequence ATGAACGAACAGTTGCAGCCCCTCAAGAAACAACCGCGAGCTGGTAAAGCCGGCCGCAGCGGAACCCAGGACGATATTGTCTATGCGCATATCTTCGAGGCCATCCTCGAACAACGCCTGGCGCCCGGTACCAAGTTGAGCGAAGAGGCACTGGGGGAAATTTTCGGGGTCAGCCGCACGATCATCCGCCGGGCGTTGTCACGCCTGGCCCACGAAGGCGTGGTGTTGCTGCGGCCCAATCGCGGTGCCGTGGTGGCGAGCCCCAGCGTCGAAGAGGCCCGCCAGGTGTTCATGGCCCGGCGCCTGGTGGAGCGGGCGATCACCGAACTGGCGGTGCAGCACGCCACGGCCGAACAACTGGCTGAGCTGCGGCAGATGGTCAGCGATGAGCGCGACAGTTTCTCCCGTGGCGACCGCGGCGCCGGCATCCGTTTGTCGGGCGAGTTCCACCTCAAGCTGGCCGAAGCGGCGAAGAATGCACCGCTGATCAGTTTCCAGCGCAGCCTCGTGTCCCAGACGTCGCTGATCATCGCCCAGTACGAAAGCGGCAACCGCTCCCACTGTTCCTACGACGAACACACCCAGTTGATCGACGCCATCGAGGCGCGCGATGCGACGTTGGCGGTGGACCTGATGATGCATCACATGGACCACATCGACAGCAAACTCAACCTCGACGAAGAAAGTGCGTCGGATGACTTGCACGCGGTGTTCTCGCATTTGTTGCAGAGCAAGAAGCCGGGGCGGTCGACGGCCAAGCTCTGA
- the xdhC gene encoding xanthine dehydrogenase accessory protein XdhC: MYNWISALADLQTRGEPCVLVTIIEELGSTPRNAGSKMVISASQTFDTIGGGHLEYKAMEIARNMLASGQQNTHLERFSLGASLGQCCGGVTVLLFEPMGQVQAQIAVFGAGHVGRALVPLLASLPCKVRWIDSREAEFPEHLPHGVRKIVTEEPLDEVDELPAGSYCIVMTHNHQLDLELSAAILKRNDFAYFGLIGSKTKRVKFEHRLRDRGFDSTTLQRMRCPMGIGEVKGKLPVEIAISIAGEIIATYNADFGQHTVRAEPIAKLLPASRRSQANR; this comes from the coding sequence ATGTACAACTGGATCAGCGCCCTCGCCGACCTGCAAACCCGCGGCGAACCCTGTGTGCTGGTGACGATCATCGAAGAACTCGGCTCCACCCCGCGCAACGCCGGGTCGAAGATGGTCATCAGCGCCAGCCAGACGTTCGACACCATCGGTGGCGGCCACCTGGAATACAAGGCCATGGAAATCGCCCGGAACATGCTCGCCAGCGGCCAGCAGAATACCCATCTGGAGCGCTTCAGCCTCGGTGCGAGCCTGGGCCAGTGTTGCGGCGGCGTCACCGTGTTGCTGTTCGAACCCATGGGCCAGGTCCAGGCGCAGATCGCCGTGTTCGGCGCCGGCCATGTCGGCCGCGCCCTGGTGCCACTGCTGGCGAGCCTGCCCTGCAAGGTGCGCTGGATCGATTCGCGGGAGGCGGAATTCCCCGAACACTTGCCCCACGGCGTACGCAAGATCGTCACCGAAGAGCCACTGGATGAAGTCGACGAATTGCCCGCCGGCAGCTACTGCATCGTCATGACCCACAACCATCAGCTCGACCTGGAACTGAGCGCCGCGATCCTCAAGCGCAACGACTTTGCCTACTTCGGCCTGATCGGTTCGAAGACCAAACGGGTCAAGTTCGAACATCGCCTGCGCGATCGAGGTTTCGACAGCACCACCTTGCAACGCATGCGTTGCCCGATGGGCATCGGCGAAGTCAAAGGCAAGTTGCCTGTGGAAATCGCCATCTCCATCGCCGGCGAAATCATCGCCACCTATAACGCCGATTTCGGCCAGCACACCGTGCGCGCCGAACCGATTGCCAAGCTGCTGCCGGCCTCGCGCCGCAGCCAGGCGAACCGTTGA